A portion of the Streptomyces coeruleoprunus genome contains these proteins:
- a CDS encoding calcium-binding protein, producing MAQRLGQRAIIRALAAVLAAWTSIGFVTTDAHAQAPLCLLREAEIVATPGTPTYGTPHPDVIVGTPGNDTIYGLGGDDRICGLGGDDVLDGGLGDDSMVGDVWSRDGDASGNGGDTLRGGPGNDRLYGDSYGFFVDATGGGVDRLVGGGGGDTLVGDSFSLDGIATGGGSDRLDGGADADYLVGDSFSVGNSASGGGDDHLVGGEGNDEIVGDSNADGGDTSGAGSDVLLGGPGTRDFLIGDGGFTFNGHGSGGNDFLDLGTDGGYAAVGDHNAYYRDIGAAFGAGNDRITGGTANDILVGDSSVSAGTPQSAGRDVLTAGGGDDRVFGDNTDYLATRTVGPAGGSDRLSGGDGADTLKAGPSDDFLDGGPGSPDDCDGEEGTDVASRCEVTAGIP from the coding sequence GTGGCGCAACGGCTTGGCCAACGGGCGATCATCCGGGCATTGGCAGCCGTGCTCGCAGCCTGGACGAGCATCGGATTCGTCACCACCGACGCCCATGCCCAGGCGCCGCTGTGCCTGCTCCGGGAGGCGGAGATCGTCGCCACGCCCGGCACGCCGACCTATGGCACCCCACATCCGGACGTCATCGTCGGCACGCCGGGCAATGACACCATCTACGGTCTCGGCGGCGACGACCGGATCTGCGGGCTCGGTGGCGACGACGTCCTCGACGGCGGGCTCGGGGACGACAGCATGGTCGGCGACGTGTGGAGCCGGGACGGTGATGCCTCCGGAAACGGGGGTGACACGCTCCGGGGAGGACCCGGCAATGACCGCTTGTACGGTGACAGCTACGGCTTTTTCGTCGATGCCACCGGTGGCGGCGTCGACCGTCTCGTCGGCGGAGGCGGTGGCGACACCCTCGTCGGGGACAGCTTCAGCCTTGACGGCATTGCCACTGGCGGAGGTTCCGATCGCCTCGACGGTGGCGCGGACGCCGACTATCTCGTCGGAGACTCCTTCTCAGTGGGCAACAGCGCGTCCGGCGGTGGCGACGACCACCTCGTCGGCGGGGAGGGCAACGATGAAATCGTCGGCGATTCCAATGCGGATGGTGGCGACACGAGCGGCGCTGGCAGCGACGTGCTGCTGGGAGGCCCGGGAACCAGGGACTTCCTCATCGGTGACGGGGGCTTCACCTTCAACGGCCACGGCAGTGGCGGCAACGACTTCCTGGACCTGGGCACCGATGGGGGATACGCCGCAGTCGGCGACCACAACGCCTACTACAGGGACATCGGGGCGGCATTCGGCGCCGGCAACGACCGGATCACCGGTGGCACTGCGAACGACATCCTCGTCGGCGACAGTTCCGTGTCGGCCGGCACACCGCAGAGCGCAGGCCGCGATGTCCTGACTGCCGGTGGGGGCGACGACAGAGTGTTCGGCGACAACACCGACTACCTTGCCACCCGGACCGTCGGGCCCGCCGGCGGCAGTGACCGACTCAGTGGCGGCGACGGGGCCGATACGCTCAAGGCAGGCCCGAGCGACGACTTTCTGGACGGCGGGCCCGGTTCCCCGGACGACTGCGACGGCGAGGAGGGAACCGACGTCGCGTCCCGCTGTGAGGTGACCGCGGGCATCCCCTGA
- a CDS encoding ABC transporter permease yields MTPAGGAGTRERAGAGGSARAIGMRTYVRSQLRHRGRRAFAVVGAVALGAALIVALTSLGAGFREAARAPLAGVAADVILTRPDGAAPSQQTARGVRLPFGLSTFSPADVAEVRSVGGVSVAVGSLQIWDFGPRSTITVAGVDPSQREVGPGRVLARDLVKGRAFTARERGVAVLDQHYAAFYDMKVGDRVKVGPREFAVVGILEVRDSSQAAAANIYVPLADAQQVAGLKAGEVNQVHVQVGNSSDTEEVTGRITDRLGTVSAITPDSLVQIMGAVGRISARFSTIAALVGAVGGLLLSWTALRGLVAERIREIGVLMAVGWRRRDVVRAFGLEALVLGLTGAAVGIVVGIGLAGLLSYLPTPEIVTGPPGAEGHAAAGAEDTGLPVSVGLTALLTAALTSVVGATAAGVLAARRATALKPALNLMSS; encoded by the coding sequence GTGACGCCTGCAGGCGGGGCGGGCACGCGGGAGCGGGCGGGTGCCGGTGGCTCGGCGCGGGCCATCGGGATGCGTACCTACGTACGGTCCCAGCTGCGGCACCGCGGCCGGCGGGCGTTCGCCGTCGTCGGCGCGGTGGCGCTGGGCGCCGCGCTGATCGTGGCGCTGACCTCGCTCGGCGCCGGGTTCCGGGAGGCCGCGCGGGCGCCACTGGCGGGCGTCGCGGCCGATGTGATCCTGACCCGTCCCGACGGCGCCGCGCCCTCGCAGCAGACGGCCCGGGGCGTACGGCTGCCGTTCGGCCTGTCCACGTTCAGCCCGGCCGACGTGGCCGAGGTGCGGTCCGTGGGCGGGGTGAGCGTCGCCGTCGGCTCGCTGCAGATCTGGGACTTCGGGCCCCGCTCGACGATCACGGTCGCGGGAGTCGACCCGTCGCAGCGGGAGGTCGGCCCGGGCCGCGTCCTCGCCCGCGACCTCGTCAAGGGCCGGGCGTTCACCGCGCGCGAGCGGGGCGTGGCCGTCCTGGACCAGCACTACGCGGCCTTCTACGACATGAAGGTCGGCGACCGGGTGAAGGTGGGCCCGCGGGAGTTCGCCGTGGTCGGCATCCTGGAGGTCAGGGACTCCAGCCAGGCCGCCGCCGCGAACATCTACGTCCCGCTCGCCGACGCCCAGCAGGTGGCCGGGCTGAAGGCCGGGGAGGTGAACCAGGTGCACGTGCAGGTCGGCAACTCCTCCGACACGGAGGAGGTCACCGGCCGGATCACCGACCGCCTCGGGACCGTCAGCGCGATCACACCGGACAGCCTGGTGCAGATCATGGGCGCGGTGGGCCGGATCTCCGCGCGGTTCTCCACGATCGCCGCGCTCGTGGGCGCGGTCGGCGGACTGCTGCTGAGCTGGACCGCGCTGCGCGGCCTCGTCGCCGAACGCATCCGGGAGATCGGCGTGCTGATGGCCGTGGGCTGGCGGCGCAGGGACGTCGTCCGGGCGTTCGGCCTGGAGGCGCTGGTCCTCGGGCTGACGGGGGCGGCCGTCGGCATCGTCGTCGGGATCGGCCTCGCCGGGCTCCTGTCGTACCTGCCGACGCCGGAGATCGTCACGGGCCCGCCCGGTGCCGAGGGGCACGCCGCGGCGGGCGCCGAGGACACGGGGCTGCCGGTGAGCGTGGGGCTGACGGCGCTGTTGACGGCCGCGCTCACCTCGGTCGTGGGCGCGACGGCGGCGGGTGTGCTGGCCGCGCGCCGCGCCACGGCGCTCAAGCCGGCGCTGAACCTGATGTCGTCGTAG
- a CDS encoding DUF899 family protein: MTAMNKPPVVSRREWLAANEALRAREKAHTREGDAIAAARRRLPMTEVDPSTPLVGGNGQVPLLDVFEGRTQLFASYHMWLDGRPAAGQCEGCTFFTGQVRELSYLHQRDVTFAVFCQGPYEESDRYRRFMGWELPWYSVPAESHERLVAGRHFGMKACYLRDGDRVYETYWTTGRGVEPMAPAYGILDMTVHGRQETWEDSPPGWPQPYETHGQQFSKDGRPTPQWARIAAGHDDDLHGGQSGTGTPGSAGCCG, from the coding sequence ATGACTGCCATGAACAAGCCGCCGGTCGTCTCCCGTCGGGAGTGGCTGGCCGCAAACGAGGCCCTGCGCGCCCGGGAGAAGGCGCACACCCGGGAGGGCGATGCGATCGCCGCCGCACGGCGGCGGCTGCCCATGACCGAGGTCGACCCGTCGACTCCGCTCGTCGGAGGCAACGGACAAGTCCCCCTGCTCGACGTCTTCGAGGGCCGTACCCAGCTGTTCGCGTCGTATCACATGTGGCTCGACGGCCGGCCCGCCGCCGGCCAGTGCGAAGGCTGCACCTTCTTCACCGGCCAGGTCCGCGAACTGTCCTACCTGCACCAGCGGGACGTCACGTTCGCCGTCTTCTGCCAGGGCCCCTACGAGGAGTCCGACCGCTACCGCCGTTTCATGGGCTGGGAGCTGCCCTGGTACTCCGTGCCCGCCGAGTCCCACGAACGGCTCGTCGCCGGCCGCCACTTCGGGATGAAGGCGTGCTACCTCCGCGACGGGGACCGCGTCTACGAGACGTACTGGACCACCGGCCGAGGGGTCGAGCCCATGGCACCGGCCTACGGCATCCTGGACATGACCGTCCACGGACGGCAGGAGACCTGGGAGGACTCCCCGCCGGGCTGGCCGCAGCCGTATGAGACCCATGGCCAGCAGTTCAGCAAGGACGGACGGCCGACCCCGCAGTGGGCACGGATCGCCGCCGGGCACGACGACGACCTCCACGGCGGACAGTCCGGCACGGGCACCCCGGGCAGCGCGGGCTGCTGCGGCTGA
- a CDS encoding ABC transporter ATP-binding protein has product MSLHAEVRATAGTFTIDVAFEVAEGQTVAVLGPNGAGKSTLLRGLCGLLRLDAGRLALNGRVFDEPATGTFVPPECRPVGVVFQDLRLVPHLSAVENVAFGLRCRGVPRADARRSAAAWLERFGLGGRAGARPRELSGGQAQRVALARALAVAPELLLLDEPLSALDVGLRADMRRDLQQALASFPGVRLVVTHDPTEAFTLADRLVIIEDGRIVQSGSPAEVTARPRSPYVARFVGVNLLRGWADGDRLTVEGGRELIVPKGAVGDVWAGIHPRAVALHRERPDGTPRNAWRCRIESLDVERDVLRVSLAGKPSVVAEVTAAAFAELGLEPGDEVWASVKATEIEVFAA; this is encoded by the coding sequence GTGAGCCTGCACGCCGAGGTCCGGGCCACCGCCGGGACGTTCACGATCGACGTGGCGTTCGAGGTCGCGGAGGGCCAGACCGTCGCCGTCCTCGGGCCGAACGGCGCCGGCAAGAGCACGCTGCTGCGCGGGCTGTGCGGCCTGCTGCGGCTCGACGCCGGGCGGCTCGCCCTCAACGGGCGCGTATTCGACGAGCCCGCCACCGGCACGTTCGTGCCGCCCGAGTGCCGGCCCGTCGGCGTCGTCTTCCAGGACCTGCGGCTCGTGCCGCACCTGAGCGCCGTCGAGAACGTCGCCTTCGGGCTGCGCTGCCGGGGCGTGCCGCGCGCCGACGCCCGCCGCAGTGCCGCCGCGTGGCTGGAGCGGTTCGGACTGGGCGGGCGGGCCGGCGCACGGCCCCGCGAACTGTCCGGCGGGCAGGCCCAGCGCGTCGCGCTGGCCCGCGCCCTGGCCGTCGCGCCGGAGCTGCTGCTGCTCGACGAGCCGCTGTCCGCGCTGGACGTCGGGCTGCGCGCCGACATGCGCCGGGACCTCCAGCAGGCGCTGGCCTCGTTCCCGGGCGTACGGCTCGTCGTCACGCACGACCCGACGGAGGCGTTCACGCTCGCCGACCGGCTCGTCATCATCGAGGACGGCCGGATCGTGCAGTCCGGCAGCCCCGCCGAGGTCACCGCCCGGCCCCGCTCCCCGTACGTGGCGCGGTTCGTCGGCGTCAACCTGCTGCGCGGCTGGGCGGACGGCGACCGGCTCACCGTCGAGGGCGGCCGGGAACTCATCGTCCCCAAGGGCGCGGTCGGCGACGTGTGGGCCGGGATTCATCCACGGGCCGTGGCCCTGCACCGGGAACGGCCCGACGGCACGCCCCGCAACGCCTGGCGGTGCCGGATCGAGAGCCTCGACGTCGAACGGGACGTCCTGCGGGTGTCCCTCGCGGGGAAGCCGTCCGTCGTGGCGGAGGTGACCGCGGCGGCCTTCGCCGAACTGGGCCTGGAACCGGGCGACGAGGTGTGGGCCTCCGTCAAGGCCACGGAGATCGAGGTCTTCGCGGCATGA
- a CDS encoding nuclear transport factor 2 family protein, giving the protein MTFLPDTGYTPTAEDRASLDAWFTEYDARSARRDVERMADMAVFPLNLVSDDSAGDGRSAQWDRERFVATMTHVMGEGSADITFESTRTPVFLSPSMAVVFTDSTMTTEGHTQQLRYADILIRRKGTWAFQTMIQGGWGDNL; this is encoded by the coding sequence ATGACCTTTCTGCCCGACACCGGCTACACCCCCACCGCCGAGGACCGCGCGAGCCTGGACGCCTGGTTCACCGAGTACGACGCGCGCAGCGCGCGGCGCGACGTCGAGCGCATGGCCGACATGGCGGTGTTCCCGCTCAACCTGGTGAGCGACGACTCGGCGGGCGACGGCCGTTCGGCACAGTGGGACCGCGAGCGGTTCGTGGCGACGATGACGCACGTGATGGGGGAGGGCAGCGCGGACATCACCTTCGAGTCCACCCGTACGCCGGTGTTCCTGTCCCCGTCCATGGCCGTGGTCTTCACGGACTCGACGATGACGACGGAGGGCCACACCCAGCAGCTCCGCTACGCCGACATCCTGATCCGGCGGAAGGGCACGTGGGCGTTCCAGACGATGATCCAGGGCGGCTGGGGCGACAACCTGTAG
- a CDS encoding MBL fold metallo-hydrolase translates to MGFADDHLVPLVDQGLGNSAYLVDLGDGRALAVDASRDLRGLRAEAGRRGLTVAFAADTHLHADFLSGAPQLAHDEGAAVLASADGHRRFPHRGLRDGDEVDLGGLTLRALATPGHTDEHLSFLLLDDGRVIGVFSGGSLIVDSAARTDLLGADRAEELARAQYRSLRRLAELPDATALWPTHGAGSYCSAPSHGERTSTIGAQRRDNPLLAAPDEDAFVRGLLDGLGSYPAYFDRLAEVNRRGPGVVRGTPEPPPVPAARARELIADGAYVVDVRPVEAFAAGHVPGAVSLPLRPPFASRLGWLLPDDVPLVVVTAPAQDLAELTWQALKIGYERLAGRLAMASWTGAGEETRTLELLPPERVDADRPVLDVRQRAEHRTGVVPGALTIELGALPSRTAEVPDGTLVHCASGQRATTAASLLQRAGRRGLSVLTGGPADWARATGRSLDVPA, encoded by the coding sequence ATGGGCTTCGCCGACGACCACCTCGTGCCCCTCGTCGACCAGGGCCTCGGCAACAGCGCCTACCTGGTGGACCTCGGTGACGGCCGCGCGCTGGCCGTGGACGCGAGCCGGGACCTGCGCGGGCTGCGCGCCGAGGCGGGGCGCCGCGGCCTGACCGTCGCGTTCGCCGCCGACACCCACCTGCACGCCGACTTCCTGTCCGGCGCCCCGCAGTTGGCGCACGACGAGGGCGCCGCCGTCCTGGCGTCCGCCGACGGGCACCGGCGGTTCCCGCACCGCGGCCTGCGGGACGGCGACGAGGTGGACCTGGGCGGGCTGACCCTCCGGGCGCTGGCCACGCCGGGCCACACCGACGAGCACCTGTCGTTCCTGCTCCTGGACGACGGCCGCGTCATCGGCGTGTTCAGCGGCGGTTCGCTCATCGTGGACTCCGCCGCCCGCACCGACCTGCTCGGCGCGGACCGGGCCGAGGAGCTGGCCCGCGCCCAGTACCGGTCGCTGCGCCGGCTGGCCGAGCTGCCGGACGCGACGGCCCTGTGGCCCACGCACGGCGCGGGCTCCTACTGCTCCGCCCCGTCGCACGGCGAGCGCACCAGCACCATCGGGGCCCAGCGGCGCGACAACCCGCTGCTGGCCGCGCCCGACGAGGACGCGTTCGTACGCGGCCTCCTCGACGGCCTCGGCAGCTACCCGGCCTACTTCGACCGGCTCGCCGAGGTGAACCGGCGCGGGCCCGGCGTCGTACGGGGAACGCCGGAGCCGCCGCCCGTGCCGGCCGCGCGGGCGCGGGAGCTGATCGCCGACGGCGCGTACGTGGTCGACGTACGCCCCGTCGAGGCCTTCGCCGCAGGGCACGTCCCCGGGGCCGTGTCGCTGCCGCTGCGCCCCCCGTTCGCGAGCCGGCTCGGCTGGCTGCTGCCCGACGACGTCCCGCTCGTCGTGGTCACCGCTCCCGCGCAGGACCTCGCCGAGCTCACCTGGCAGGCCCTGAAGATCGGGTACGAACGGCTCGCCGGGCGCCTCGCCATGGCCTCCTGGACGGGCGCCGGCGAGGAGACGCGGACCCTGGAGCTGCTGCCGCCCGAGCGCGTCGACGCCGACCGCCCGGTCCTCGACGTCCGGCAGCGGGCCGAGCACCGCACCGGCGTCGTCCCCGGCGCCCTCACCATCGAACTGGGCGCCCTGCCCTCCCGTACGGCCGAGGTGCCCGACGGGACCCTGGTGCACTGCGCGAGCGGACAGCGCGCGACGACCGCCGCCAGCCTCCTCCAGCGCGCGGGGCGCCGCGGCCTGTCCGTGCTGACCGGCGGCCCGGCCGACTGGGCACGCGCCACGGGCCGGTCGCTCGACGTCCCGGCGTAA
- a CDS encoding ABC transporter ATP-binding protein, with protein sequence MSDEVLRAEGLRKSFGTVTAVAGVDVSVRAGEFLAIVGRSGSGKSTLLNLLAGLDSPDAGTITSMGEELPTGEDALAQWRRDHVGLVFQAFHLIPTLSAVENVAVPLYPLRMSAAERRARAERRLEQVGLGHRTGHRPGQLSGGEQQRVAIARALVGEPSLVLADEPTGNLDSTTGKEILDMFQRLRKETGFALVVVTHDDKVAAAADRQIRVQDGEVVG encoded by the coding sequence GTGTCTGATGAGGTCCTGCGGGCCGAGGGACTGCGGAAGTCCTTCGGCACCGTCACCGCCGTCGCCGGAGTGGACGTGAGCGTCCGCGCCGGGGAGTTCCTGGCGATCGTCGGCCGATCCGGCTCCGGCAAGAGCACCCTGCTCAACCTGCTCGCCGGTCTCGACTCGCCCGACGCCGGAACCATCACCAGCATGGGTGAGGAACTCCCCACGGGGGAGGACGCCCTTGCCCAGTGGCGGCGCGACCACGTGGGGCTCGTCTTCCAGGCGTTCCACCTGATCCCCACCCTGTCCGCCGTCGAGAACGTCGCCGTGCCGCTCTACCCGCTCCGGATGAGCGCCGCCGAACGCCGCGCCCGCGCCGAACGCCGCCTGGAGCAGGTCGGCCTCGGCCACCGCACCGGCCACCGCCCCGGCCAGCTGTCCGGCGGCGAGCAGCAGCGCGTCGCCATCGCCCGCGCACTGGTCGGCGAGCCGTCCCTGGTCCTCGCCGACGAACCGACCGGCAACCTCGACAGCACCACCGGCAAGGAGATCCTCGACATGTTCCAACGGCTCCGGAAGGAAACGGGCTTCGCGCTCGTCGTGGTCACCCACGACGACAAGGTGGCGGCCGCCGCCGACCGGCAGATCCGCGTCCAGGACGGCGAGGTCGTCGGATGA
- a CDS encoding ABC transporter permease, with protein MRSHFVRAELLGRPTRTLTGAISLAIGLALFLSLQAYGSGYREAARAPLAEIGTDIVAQREGDRPEAFEGVVFPHSAAPITGAEVDGMRRVEGVEEISRALFLWSFQDDDLVVALGVDPAADTGPGRLRAGVREGRFLTERDSGAAVVDASYAEQKKLKVGASVAVDGRPFEVVGLVDSSRAGQIANANVYVPLRDAQQLTARAGLTGANDVNMVFVTAQPARSAAVAQDIQGLLGKDALLTTPQSFDKVLGSTFTLIDRLGLLVGAAALLVAAAGLARTVTANLAERRRDVAVLRAVGWPRRSVTAQLTAETTAVTLLGLGLGVAVAGAVTWLLSRTEVTVPVPWELSPTPHFLAGGARQLSLTVPLDASMGPLLIGVAAVVSLGTAGLVSLFAARRAAGIKPMEAWRV; from the coding sequence GTGCGCAGCCATTTCGTCCGGGCCGAACTCCTCGGCCGCCCCACCAGAACCCTTACCGGCGCGATCAGCCTCGCCATCGGCCTGGCGCTGTTCCTGAGCCTCCAGGCGTACGGCAGCGGCTACCGCGAGGCGGCGCGGGCCCCGCTCGCGGAGATCGGCACCGACATCGTCGCCCAGCGCGAGGGCGACCGCCCCGAGGCGTTCGAAGGGGTCGTGTTCCCGCACTCCGCCGCGCCCATCACCGGCGCCGAGGTCGACGGGATGCGCCGCGTCGAGGGCGTCGAGGAGATCAGCCGCGCCCTGTTCCTGTGGTCCTTCCAGGACGACGACCTCGTCGTCGCCCTGGGCGTCGACCCGGCCGCCGACACCGGCCCGGGGCGGCTGCGCGCCGGGGTGCGCGAGGGGCGGTTCCTGACCGAGCGGGACTCCGGCGCCGCCGTCGTCGACGCCAGCTACGCCGAGCAGAAGAAGCTGAAGGTCGGCGCCTCGGTCGCCGTCGACGGCCGACCGTTCGAGGTGGTCGGCCTCGTCGACAGCAGCCGCGCCGGCCAGATCGCCAACGCCAACGTGTACGTACCGCTGCGCGACGCCCAGCAGTTGACCGCCCGGGCGGGCCTGACCGGCGCGAACGACGTGAACATGGTCTTCGTCACCGCCCAGCCCGCCCGCAGCGCCGCCGTCGCGCAGGACATCCAGGGCCTGCTCGGCAAGGACGCGCTGCTGACCACGCCGCAGTCCTTCGACAAGGTGCTCGGCTCGACGTTCACCCTGATCGACCGGCTCGGCCTGCTCGTCGGCGCCGCCGCGCTGCTCGTCGCCGCGGCCGGCCTGGCCCGTACGGTCACCGCCAACCTCGCCGAGCGGCGCCGTGACGTGGCCGTGCTGCGCGCGGTCGGCTGGCCCCGCCGCTCGGTCACCGCGCAGCTCACCGCCGAGACCACGGCCGTCACCCTGCTCGGCCTCGGCCTCGGCGTGGCCGTCGCCGGGGCGGTGACCTGGCTGCTGAGCCGTACGGAGGTCACCGTGCCGGTCCCGTGGGAGCTGAGCCCCACCCCGCACTTCCTCGCCGGCGGCGCCCGGCAGCTGTCCCTCACCGTGCCGCTCGACGCCTCGATGGGCCCGCTGCTCATCGGGGTCGCGGCCGTGGTGAGCCTGGGCACGGCGGGACTGGTCAGCCTGTTCGCCGCGCGCCGCGCGGCGGGGATCAAACCGATGGAGGCATGGCGTGTCTGA
- a CDS encoding chromate transporter — MSERRDDTHGDDTHGDGTHGGVTGGGVTGGRAAAEVFWVFLRVGALSFGGPAANMALVHSKVVLGLKWLEEREFLDLVGMVTVLPGPNAVEMAMHIGHRRAGRAGFVLGGIAFVLPGAVLAMILGALYVRYGATPAAGGLLYGIKPVVIAVTAWSVIRLAKGALKPRGGGKGGAPAARTTDADPAADAAPQPSGAQSGTGPGGDAGSPAGAPAARAADAHPAGDATPGTGNAAAPGAAAPARAGGPQPGNGARGVRARLVPLGVIAGTGVVYLFAVDELLLLAVAGAVMLAGHLWRTRRERRPAGGSVGMVLPLPLAAAGGHADLPALAGVFLKAGALLFGGGAVLLAVLRGELVVDRGWITEAQLLDAVMVGQVTPGPVLNTATFLGYTLAGPLGGVVVTVAVVLPSFLLMAAAGPALRLIRAYASARAVLDGVTLGAIGVLAGFTVELARGALVDPLTVALAAAAALVLWRRPQSALSLVGAGAVVGLLRLLVHHAF; from the coding sequence ATGAGCGAGCGACGCGACGACACGCACGGCGACGACACGCACGGCGACGGCACGCACGGCGGTGTCACGGGCGGTGGTGTCACGGGCGGCCGCGCCGCCGCCGAGGTCTTCTGGGTGTTCCTGCGCGTCGGCGCGCTCTCCTTCGGTGGGCCCGCGGCCAACATGGCGCTCGTCCACAGCAAGGTCGTCCTGGGCCTGAAGTGGCTGGAGGAACGGGAGTTCCTGGACCTCGTCGGCATGGTGACGGTGCTGCCCGGGCCCAACGCCGTCGAGATGGCCATGCACATCGGCCACCGCCGCGCGGGCCGCGCCGGTTTCGTCCTCGGCGGGATCGCGTTCGTCCTGCCCGGCGCCGTCCTCGCGATGATCCTCGGCGCCCTCTACGTACGGTACGGGGCCACCCCGGCGGCCGGCGGCCTGCTGTACGGCATCAAACCGGTCGTCATCGCCGTGACGGCCTGGTCCGTCATCCGCCTGGCCAAGGGCGCGCTCAAGCCTCGCGGCGGCGGCAAGGGCGGGGCCCCTGCGGCCCGTACGACGGACGCGGACCCGGCAGCGGACGCGGCGCCGCAGCCGTCCGGGGCGCAGTCCGGTACGGGGCCGGGTGGGGACGCCGGCAGTCCGGCAGGCGCACCTGCGGCTCGTGCCGCCGACGCGCACCCCGCCGGGGACGCGACCCCGGGCACCGGCAATGCCGCGGCCCCCGGGGCCGCCGCCCCGGCACGGGCGGGCGGGCCGCAGCCCGGCAACGGCGCACGCGGCGTGCGCGCCCGCCTCGTGCCGCTCGGGGTGATCGCCGGTACCGGTGTCGTCTACCTCTTCGCCGTCGACGAGCTGCTGCTGCTCGCCGTCGCCGGGGCCGTCATGCTCGCCGGGCACCTGTGGCGCACCCGGCGGGAGCGGCGGCCGGCGGGCGGAAGCGTCGGGATGGTGCTGCCGCTGCCGCTGGCCGCGGCCGGCGGGCACGCCGATCTGCCCGCGCTCGCCGGGGTGTTCCTCAAGGCGGGCGCGCTGCTGTTCGGCGGCGGCGCCGTCCTCCTCGCCGTCCTGCGCGGTGAACTCGTCGTCGACCGTGGCTGGATCACCGAGGCGCAGCTCCTCGACGCCGTCATGGTCGGCCAGGTCACCCCGGGCCCGGTGCTCAACACGGCCACGTTCCTGGGCTACACGCTGGCCGGACCGCTCGGCGGGGTGGTGGTGACCGTCGCCGTCGTCCTGCCGTCGTTCCTGCTGATGGCGGCCGCGGGGCCGGCGCTGCGCCTGATCCGTGCGTACGCCTCCGCCCGTGCCGTACTCGACGGCGTCACGCTCGGCGCGATCGGCGTGCTCGCCGGGTTCACCGTCGAGCTGGCCCGCGGCGCCCTCGTCGACCCGCTCACCGTCGCCCTCGCGGCCGCCGCGGCCCTCGTGCTGTGGCGGCGCCCGCAGTCGGCCCTCTCCCTGGTCGGCGCGGGCGCGGTCGTCGGTCTGCTCCGGCTCCTCGTCCACCACGCGTTCTGA
- a CDS encoding ankyrin repeat domain-containing protein: MNGRRRKKLAKRLVTAAYLGELAEVRALLKAGAQPGTPNPDGTTPLYAASVHGAADVVRVLLEAGAEPDVESGHGDEGTPLCGAASWGHTETVRALLEHGADPALREDRGTGNTPLDWAAAGPHPDVLRLLTEAGAGAGATQASTTPPTTTSGSAPA, from the coding sequence GTGAACGGACGTCGTCGGAAGAAGCTCGCCAAGCGCCTCGTCACCGCCGCGTACCTGGGCGAACTCGCCGAGGTGCGCGCCCTCCTGAAGGCCGGCGCCCAGCCCGGCACACCGAACCCCGACGGGACGACGCCCCTGTACGCCGCGTCCGTGCACGGCGCCGCCGACGTCGTCCGCGTCCTGCTGGAGGCGGGCGCCGAGCCCGACGTCGAGAGCGGCCACGGCGACGAGGGCACTCCCCTGTGCGGCGCCGCCTCCTGGGGGCACACCGAGACGGTGCGCGCCCTGCTGGAGCACGGCGCCGACCCGGCGCTCCGCGAGGACCGCGGCACGGGCAACACGCCCCTGGACTGGGCCGCCGCCGGCCCCCACCCCGACGTACTCCGGCTCCTGACGGAGGCGGGTGCCGGGGCGGGGGCCACACAGGCGTCCACGACGCCTCCTACGACGACATCAGGTTCAGCGCCGGCTTGA